The DNA segment CTTTTCTTCCGAAGAGAGTATAATCTTGAATGGGCTTGTTCTGGGCACAATACGCCTCCTTCTTTGTCTTCGTATTGTGCCGCATCCGTTCTTGAAAAGCAATATTTATATGTCATCATATTTATGATACTGTGTACTTAGCCTGGTATCGAGTGCCCGCTCATAGCGCCCGGCCCGCAGTGAGGAGGTTCAGTGATCGTGAGGATCATCTACGCGTTCTCATTATGGCTTGTCGCCCTTCTGCTCTTTCTGAGCCTCTACTCCTATGACCCGATGGATGTCACCTACAATACCACGCATCCGAATTACCCGCAGAACAACAGCGTGGGGATAGTCGGTTCATGGGCCGCATTCGGGTGCCTCCTTGCGCTCGGTTTTGCCTCATACGCGATCGTGTTCATACTCTTTTACCTGGGGTGCGTATTCCTTCGCGGCGGAGGCTCGGGCGTCCGCCCCATGAGATCGGTGCGCGCCGCCTCCGCTGTCCTGATGCTGATCTCCCTCGCCTGTTTGTTTCAGCTGCCGATGGGCACCTGGTGCACGGTAGAGGCGAGGCGGCTGAACCTCGTCGGCGCCGGCGGGGTGGTGGGCGATCTACTGGGCGTGAATCTCCTGCTCCCCTGCGTCGGTGTCGCCGGTTCGATCGGCCTGTGTGCGGCGCTGTGCATCGCATCCACGCTCGTCTTTATCCGATTCAACGCATTCCGCTTCATAGGGTTTTCCTTCACGAAGCTCTCCGGCGCAATCGGCCATTCGGCCAGGGTCTCCGCGGAGGTCATCAGCCAGAAGCGGCGGATGATCCCTCTCGGCGTGCACAAGGTGCGGGTGCGGCCGTTCGCGGGGCTGTACCGGCGCACGAGAAAGGTGAAGATCACGGTTCCTCCCGCCGCTGAGGCGCAGCGAGAGATCGGGCTTCCCAGATTTGAGAAGCGTGTGCCTGATCGGGCCGGGAAAGAGGCGGCACAGGTGGGGCTCCTACCGCGCCACCGCAAGCCGAGATCCACGGGCGCGTATAAACTCCCCGGCGTCGGTCTCCTGCACGAACCGGTCGCCGCGAGGGGCAAGCAGGTAGAGGAAGACCTCCAGAAGAACGTTGATGTCCTCCAGCTCACCCTGAAGGAATTCGGCATTGATGCGGAAGTGGGGAACGTGATCCGGGGCCCGGTGATCACGCGCTATGAGGTGCATCCCGCGGCCGGCGTCAAGGTGCAGAGGATCACCACGCTGACCGACGATCTGGCGCTCGCGATGGCGGCGAGCAGCATCAGGATCGTCGCGCCCATCCCCGGGAAGTCGGCGGTCGGCATAGAGATTCCGAACCTCAAGGCGACGCTCGTCG comes from the Candidatus Auribacterota bacterium genome and includes:
- a CDS encoding DNA translocase FtsK 4TM domain-containing protein codes for the protein MIVRIIYAFSLWLVALLLFLSLYSYDPMDVTYNTTHPNYPQNNSVGIVGSWAAFGCLLALGFASYAIVFILFYLGCVFLRGGGSGVRPMRSVRAASAVLMLISLACLFQLPMGTWCTVEARRLNLVGAGGVVGDLLGVNLLLPCVGVAGSIGLCAALCIASTLVFIRFNAFRFIGFSFTKLSGAIGHSARVSAEVISQKRRMIPLGVHKVRVRPFAGLYRRTRKVKITVPPAAEAQREIGLPRFEKRVPDRAGKEAAQVGLLPRHRKPRSTGAYKLPGVGLLHEPVAARGKQVEEDLQKNVDVLQLTLKEFGIDAEVGNVIRGPVITRYEVHPAAGVKVQRITTLTDDLALAMAASSIRIVAPIPGKSAVGIEIPNLKATLVGLKEMLLSKEYRQPPRYIPLAIGKEISGNPVIADLREMPHLLIAGATGSGKTVCVNSLILTMLFSCTPDELKFILIDPKRVEMTQYRDIPHLLTPVVTESRAVAQALRWAVREMERRYGLFSHEIVRDIIGYNTNIKQSGAAARGEEGEPREALPVIVIIIDELADLMLVARKDIEDPIIRLAQMGRAAGLHIILATQRPSVNVITGLIKANFPTRIAFKVASKVDSKVILDTMGADKLVGCGDMIFMPPGSSRRLRIQGTLVDDAEINATVEFVKSQGSPDYREDILSAEADSALSYEDIDDNLYDEAVSVVRQLGQASASLLQRRMRIGYTRAARIVDMMEERGVVGPQQGSKAREVL